In Arachis hypogaea cultivar Tifrunner chromosome 2, arahy.Tifrunner.gnm2.J5K5, whole genome shotgun sequence, a genomic segment contains:
- the LOC112740831 gene encoding cellulose synthase A catalytic subunit 4 [UDP-forming] — translation MNSSTSMAAGSTAGSHSRKGLGFMHYDDSDEENADYNQQQWQHNVEAFSLAGSVASKDSEVEIGFLRNTEKHIERKEKKGLISNDQEDEDYILAEARQPLWRKVPVPSSLINPYRIVIVMRLVVLAFFFRFRILNPVHDAFPLWLVSVICEIWLALSWLVDQLPKWFPITRETSLERLSLRFEQEGRQNKLAPVDVFVTTADPFKEPPIITANTVLSVLSVDYPVEKVNCYVSDDSASMLLYDTLYETSEFARIWIPFVNKYSIEPRAPEFYFSQKVDYLKDKVHPTFVRDRRAMKREYEEFKVRINVLISKAQKKPEEGWVMKDGTPWPGNNTEDHPGMIQVCLGSAGTLDMDGKQLPRLVYVSREKRPGYRHHEKAGAMNALVRVSAVLSNAPFVLNLDCDQYINNSKTIREAMCFLMDPQLGKRICFVQFPKRFDGIDNNDRYANRNTVFYDIVMKGLDGIQGPVYVGTGCVFNRQAIYGNKPPSDKKPKTSQSSCCCCCCSGDDSGSTFDLEEIDEGLEGFEEKEETSFISMKNFEKQYGMSPVLIASVLMEDGGLPKVTNTQLLIKEAIHVISCGYEEKTEWGKEIGWLYGSVTEDILTGFNMHCRGWKSVYCTPKRDAFKGSAPINLSDRLHQVLKWALGSTEIFFSGYCPLWYGYTGKLKLLQRLAYTNTIVYPFTSIPLLVYCTIPAVCLLTGKFIVPALTNVASIWLMALFTSMILTCVLELRWSGVNIQDWWRNEQFWVIGSVSSHLFAVFQGLLKVGGVHSNFTIRAKSTDNNSVSNQLYLFKWTTLMIPPTSLVILNMVGIVAGISDAINNGYNSWGPLFGKLFFSFWVIIHLYPFLKGLMGRQNRTPTIVVLWSILFALVFSMIWVRIDVFLPKKTGPVLVQCGLEC, via the exons ATGAACTCATCAACCTCCATGGCTGCAGGTTCCACTGCTGGTTCTCACTCCCGGAAAGGGCTCGGATTCATGCACTATGATGACTCAGATGAG GAAAATGCAGACTACAATCAGCAACAGTGGCAGCACAATGTTGAAGCTTTCTCTTTAGCTGGAAGTG TTGCTAGTAAGGATTCTGAAGTAGAAATTGGATTCTTAAGAAATACAGAGAAACacatagaaagaaaagaaaagaaaggactAATAAGCAATGATCAAGAAGATGAAGATTACAT TTTGGCTGAAGCAAGGCAACCATTGTGGCGAAAAGTACCGGTACCTTCAAGCCTAATCAATCCATACCGGATAGTCATTGTCATGCGCCTCGTCGTGCTGGCATTCTTTTTTCGCTTCCGGATCCTGAATCCAGTCCATGATGCATTTCCACTCTGGTTGGTCTCAGTAATTTGTGAAATATGGCTAGCATTGTCCTGGCTAGTTGATCAGCTACCAAAATGGTTCCCCATCACACGCGAAACCAGCCTCGAGCGCTTGTCCTTGCGCTTCGAGCAAGAAGGCAGGCAAAACAAACTAGCCCCTGTTGATGTTTTTGTGACAACTGCGGACCCTTTTAAAGAACCACCAATCATAACAGCAAACACTGTCTTATCAGTACTTTCTGTTGATTATCCAGTAGAAAAGGTTAACTGCTATGTCTCGGACGACAGTGCTTCAATGCTTCTCTATGATACTTTGTATGAAACTTCAGAGTTTGCAAGAATTTGGATCCCTTTTGTGAATAAGTACAGCATTGAGCCAAGAGCACCTGAATTCTATTTCTCTCAGAAGGTTGATTACTTGAAAGACAAGGTTCATCCTACATTTGTAAGGGACCGCAGGGCGATGAAG AGAGAGTATGAAGAGTTTAAGGTGAGAATCAATGTGTTGATTTCAAAGGCTCAGAAGAAACCAGAAGAGGGTTGGGTGATGAAAGATGGAACACCTTGGCCTGGGAACAACACTGAAGATCATCCAGGGatgattcag GTGTGTTTGGGAAGTGCTGGTACACTGGACATGGATGGCAAACAACTGCCACGGCTTGTGTATGTTTCGAGGGAGAAGCGCCCCGGCTATCGACACCACGAGAAAGCTGGTGCTATGAATGCTTTG GTTCGAGTTTCTGCTGTTCTTAGCAATGCTCCTTTCGTGTTGAACTTGGATTGTGACCAGTATATCAATAATAGCAAGACTATAAGGGAGGCTATGTGCTTCTTAATGGATCCTCAGCTTGGAAAGAGGATTTGTTTTGTCCAATTTCCAAAAAGGTTCGATGGCATCGATAACAACGATCGATATGCTAATCGCAATACCGTGTTCTATGAT ATCGTGATGAAAGGACTTGATGGGATTCAAGGCCCAGTGTATGTTGGCACTGGTTGTGTTTTCAATAGGCAGGCAATATATGGCAATAAACCGCCATCTGATAAAAAGCCGAAGACAAGCCAGTCTtcatgctgctgctgctgctgttctGGTGATGATTCTGGGTCCACATTTGATCTTGAAGAGATTGATGAAGGACTTGAAGGGTTTGAAGAGAAAGAGGAAACATCCTTCATTTCAATGAAAAACTTTGAGAAGCAATATGGAATGTCACCAGTTTTGATTGCTTCTGTTTTGATGGAAGATGGTGGACTTCCAAAAGTGACCAATACACAGTTGCTGATTAAGGAAGCAATTCATGTTATTAGCTGTGGTTATGAAGAGAAAACTGAATGGGGCAAAGAG ATTGGGTGGCTTTATGGCTCAGTGACAGAAGATATCTTAACAGGATTTAACATGCATTGTAGAGGGTGGAAATCAGTGTACTGCACGCCAAAGAGAGATGCTTTTAAGGGATCTGCTCCTATAAATCTATCTGATAGATTACACCAAGTTCTGAAATGGGCTCTTGGTTCAACTGAGATTTTCTTTAGTGGCTATTGCCCATTGTGGTATGGTTATACTGGTAAACTAAAATTGCTACAGAGGTTGGCTTACACTAATACTATAGTTTATCCTTTCACTTCCATCCCTCTCTTGGTGTACTGCACGATTCCGGCCGTCTGTCTTCTGACTGGAAAATTCATCGTCCCCGCG TTAACAAATGTTGCTAGCATTTGGCTAATGGCTCTGTTCACCTCCATGATCTTAACGTGCGTGCTAGAGCTCCGGTGGAGTGGGGTAAACATTCAGGACTGGTGGCGCAACGAGCAATTCTGGGTGATCGGCAGCGTCTCCTCGCACCTCTTTGCCGTGTTCCAAGGTCTCCTCAAAGTTGGTGGAGTACACTCTAACTTCACAATCAGAGCAAAATCCACAGATAACAACAGTGTATCCAATCAACTCTATCTCTTCAAATGGACAACTCTTATGATACCACCAACAAGTCTTGTGATCTTGAACATGGTTGGGATTGTGGCCGGAATATCTGATGCCATTAACAATGGATATAACTCATGGGGACCTTTGTTTGGgaagcttttcttttctttttgggtCATTATTCATCTATATCCTTTCCTTAAAGGTCTAATGGGAAGGCAGAACAGAACACCTACCATTGTTGTCCTCTGGTCAATACTTTTTGCATTGGTTTTCTCAATGATTTGGGTGAGAATTGATGTGTTCTTGCCCAAGAAAACAGGTCCAGTTCTAGTACAGTGTGGGTTAGAATGCTAA
- the LOC112740823 gene encoding uncharacterized protein, whose protein sequence is MGCFLACFGSSKSKRRKHTHSVQRNATSKPEQPSVSLVQDHSEASLNTESELQGKNEEQLSVSSRKKVTFDSNIRTYDPVSPDEVSDFKSGEEEHAGKEEALEKPGQSKLSSSRDYSVTSKGSFPPNHRYQNCRESDDEDEEEMDYGVSDLSDEDEECDEMVEEFEEDRVKIDVDHVVTEGVIESTIQNCESDLKPFGVNPNARDRSAYVHPVLNPVENLTQWKSVKAKRTVSSPLKPQKENYVSPNHESPRIAIAAAEQSVKEISFHLDSKTDSRKQLSQEISVDENVKEVSFHLNSKTDSPKKLSQEISVDASLSNWLATSSETSTPMNKGSSVALNSVTTPERSTVSQGSNSVISHDDRPILGALTLEEIKQFSATSSPRKSPSRSPDEMPIIGTVGTYWNFAEEASTASSFKGIPNTTSKYREDKKVNWHSTPFETRLEKALNRGAAAGEA, encoded by the exons ATGGGTTGCTTCCTTGCTTGTTTTGGTTCCTCCAAATCCAAACGCAGAAAACACACGCACAGTGTTCAA CGAAATGCTACTAGCAAGCCTGAGCAACCCAGTGTCTCTCTGGTTCAGGATCATTCCGAAGCCTCTCTTAACACTGAATCAGAACTTCA GGGTAAAAATGAGGAGCAACTAAGTGTTAGTTcaagaaagaaagtaactttTGATTCCAATATTAGAACCTATGATCCTGTTTCTCCTGATGAAGTTAGTGATTTCAAGAGTGGTGAAGAAGAGCATGCTGGAAAGGAGGAAGCATTGGAGAAACCAGGCCAATCGAAGCTCTCTTCCTCTAGAGACTATTCAGTTACCTCAAAAGGGTCTTTCCCTCCAAATCACAGGTACCAGAATTGTAGGGAAAGCGATGATGAAGACGAAGAAGAAATGGATTATGGAGTTAGTGATCTcagtgatgaagatgaagaatgtGATGAAATGGTTGAAGAGTTTGAAGAAGATAGGGTGAAAATCGATGTTGATCATGTGGTTACTGAAGGGGTTATAGAGAGTACAATCCAAAATTGTGAAAGTGATTTGAAGCCATTTGGGGTTAATCCCAATGCTAGAGATAGAAGTGCTTATGTTCATCCTGTGTTAAACCCTGTGGAGAATCTCACTCAGTGGAAATCAGTCAAGGCCAAGAGAACAGTATCATCACCATTGAAGCCTCAGAAAGAGAATTATGTTTCTCCCAATCATGAATCTCCAAGGATTGCTATTGCAGCTGCGGAACAAAGTGTTAAGGAAATTTCTTTCCACTTGGATTCGAAAACTGACTCACGAAAGCAGCTGAGCCAGGAAATTTCAGTTGATGAAAATGTTAAGGAAGTTTCTTTCCACTTGAATTCGAAAACTGACTCACCAAAGAAGCTGAGCCAGGAAATTTCAGTTGATGCTAGCCTCTCAAATTGGTTGGCTACTTCGTCAGAAACGAGTACACCTATGAACAAGGGTAGCTCAGTGGCCTTGAATTCAGTTACAACTCCTGAAAGAAGCACAGTCTCGCAAGGTTCAAATTCTGTAATTAGCCATGATGATAGGCCTATTTTAGGTGCATTGACGTTGGAAGAGATCAAGCAATTTTCAGCTACTTCGTCACCAAGGAAGTCACCTAGTAGGAGTCCTGATGAGATGCCTATCATAGGCACTGTTGGGACCTACTGGAATTTTGCCGAAGAAGCCAGCACAGCATCATCCTTCAAAGGGATTCCCAACACAACAAGCAAGTATAGAGAG GATAAGAAAGTGAATTGGCACTCAACTCCATTTGAGACAAGGTTAGAGAAAGCTTTGAACAGAGGTGCTGCTGCTGGTGAAGCCTAG